In Eupeodes corollae chromosome 3, idEupCoro1.1, whole genome shotgun sequence, a single genomic region encodes these proteins:
- the LOC129950233 gene encoding MPN domain-containing protein CG4751, whose translation MQEPEETIIVPDQTAEAILKPEETCEKDPESDGMEEDNDDETKSENFEGFNGTGRTVTLQMLMAANVLQPGKSAMTIEYLGQKFVGDLLADGKIKSQETETIFLTPSAWAMHCKRIINPEKKSGCGWASVKYKGKKLDVYKATWLRKCALQKDSTADDDLDADGEKKPESPQPVIKRTVFSHNAISNRNVMHDANALIEAVPFSALNKLQPFLLTISSSALFLADFHCHLTMHEVCGYFGGTWDVNTHTLAITKAYPCKNSRFDRHKAADVELEIQKSIMTDQLILVGWYHSHPKFQAEPTLRDCDSQLDYQIKMRGPSEVTYTPCVGLIISPYFDENATLESVAKSIWVVPPQENRQCMEYGRPMLMQYSVLPEKEFPEQIRNEVTACVDYYQKFRNELVKFGAIFKDDITYVEKLKNSMYPKFPRETNEKVFWNTILNALGCDEEEEFIPPAIAKYERIKEELKPEPVQLKIETIKEEPEAKVDKNAAGELKVMSLQEQLGLPPGLNMNPTRLCSPLATPNPNPNPNPTATPNPTPTVTPNPPPVIPIPSTTPIPPLVPAPILSTNSTTPTATSSPRDSPITIPSNSASPAKFEIPVRASPSPAKSDTSSSRTRNSPAPSPGKFSVSDISRNSPSITPNKYEPQPSPLATAASSANDLMAASLASLAGQLPPNFLQTDIAALFRGQHAKDYGSSSLNQLAAAAAKVGNKTNLDHSNPSQLDPSLYASASGFNIPGPSRAAIDQSSSSCSSTASSKSMSKQERAESRQSKSSASNSYKTKLMKELDDLKNDPLKMSELMRSPEYAALLLQQAEALGATTLGTLGFGADFSYLTGASSSGSSKKQQQQQQQQQQQQSSPLTADYNNLLQASKLLGYDSYMQQAKTSNDLNAFLQQQMAGVSAAASSASSSSSSKKQQQQQHQAQQAQQQAPHPDYTTLLQTYSKLFDTSNQYGTGKPTSAHHELSALLAAGVGGMSGIGLNSGSSSNSSKKKQEQQQQQQQQQQQNDMLNQLLQSEKNQSDLNALLYHQNKAAADLNALFAAPSASGSSSSKNAANDPAAYYNQLAQEKMQDYAAFFQQHHGKYGIPDPLSKSTLAANNLFMSPSALLKLQQESLNAMMMKPPKSTSSSSSTSRARESSASPAQERLTPTKSVRDNSGGGGGGGGGGSGSGGAGSQSGIKYNFSAVDLAISSVSSNTPSPAPSDGSGSSRRPSNTPPVDLSRLYSELAPPTKKRMEFSSIADLAAPPPKIPKNSQDRDDILNLSSNE comes from the exons ATGCAGGAACCCGAAGAAACAATTATCGTGCCCGATCAAACGGCCGAAGCGATTTTAAAGCCAGAAGAAACCTGCGAAAAAGATCCTGAAAGCGATGGTATGGAAGAGGACAACGACGACGAG ACCAAAAGCGAGAACTTCGAAGGATTCAATGGAACCGGACGCACGGTGACTCTACAAATGCTGATGGCGGCAAATGTACTGCAGCCGGGAAAATCTGCAATGACCATTGAGTATTTGGGCCAGAAATTCGTGGGTGATCTTCTGGCGGATGGAAAGATCAAGTCACAAGAAACCGAGACGATATTCTTGACTCCCAGTGCATGGGCGATGCACTGTAAGCGTATTATAAACCCGGAAAAAAAGTCAGGATGTGGGTGGGCTTCGGTAAAGTACAAGGGTAAGAAACTGGACGTCTACAAAGCGACCTGGTTGCGCAAATGCGCTCTGCAAAAAGACTCCACCGCTGACGATG ATCTCGATGCTGATGGTGAGAAAAAGCCAGAATCACCACAGCCTGTGATAAAACGCACAGTATTTTCGCACAATGCCATAAGCAATCGGAACGTGATGCA TGATGCAAATGCACTCATAGAAGCTGTACCGTTTTCGGCTTTAAATAAACTACAACCATTCCTGTTGACAATCAGTTCGTCAGCTTTGTTCTTGGCCGATTTTCATTGCCACTTAACCATGCATGAGGTGTGTGGATACTTCGGAGGAACCTGGGATGTAAACACACACA CTTTGGCCATAACAAAAGCCTATCCTTGTAAGAATAGTCGCTTCGATAGACACAAAGCTGCAGACGTTGAACTTGAAATTCAAAAGTCAATAATGACAGATCAATTAATACTCGTCGGTTGGTATCATTCTCATCCCAAATTCCAAGCTGAGCCCACTCTACGAGATTGTGACTCTCAATTGGACTATCAGATAAAAATGCGTGGACCATCCGAAGTGACTTACACTCCGTGTGTtggtttaattattt ctcCATATTTTGACGAAAATGCCACTCTGGAGTCTGTGGCAAAATCTATTTGGGTTGTTCCTCCGCAAGAAAATCGCCAGTGCATGGAATATGGCCGTCCAATGCTGATGCAGTATTCTGTCCTTCCTGAAAAGGAATTTCCCGAACAAATTCGTAATGAAGTCACAGCATGCGTCGATTACTATCAGAAATTTAGAAATGAACTGGTTAAATTCGGGGCTATTTTTAAGGATGATATAACATATGTGGAGAAGCTGAAGAATTCAATGTATCCTAAATTCCCGCGTGAAACTAACGAAAAGGTTTTCTGGAACACCATACTTAATGCTCTGGGATGTGATGAAGAAGAGGAGTTTATACCGCCAGCAATTGCGAAGTACGAGAGAATCAAAGAGGAACTCAAACCCGAGCCAGTACAACTTAAAATCGAAACCATAAAAGAGGAACCCGAAGCAAAGGTCGATAAAAATGCTGCTGGGGAATTGAAGGTTATGTCATTACAGGAGCAACTAGGTCTTCCGCCTGGCTTGAATATGAATCCGACTCGTCTTTGTTCTCCCTTGGCTACTCCAAATCCAAACCCCAATCCAAACCCAACTGCAACTCCAAATCCAACACCAACTGTAACTCCCAATCCACCACCGGTCATACCAATTCCTAGTACAACGCCCATTCCGCCGCTGGTTCCGGCCCCAATCTTATCCACAAACAGCACAACTCCAACAGCTACCTCTTCGCCTCGAGATAGCCCTATAACGATTCCCTCGAATTCTGCGAGCCCGGCCAAGTTCGAAATCCCAGTGCGGGCAAGTCCCTCGCCAGCAAAGTCGGATACTTCTTCCAGTCGTACGCGCAACTCACCGGCACCAAGTCCTGGCAAGTTTAGTGTCAGTGATATATCCCGCAATAGTCCAAGCATCACGCCCAATAAATACGAACCCCAACCATCACCACTGGCCACGGCTGCATCATCAGCTAACGACTTAATGGCAGCTAGCCTCGCCTCCTTGGCTGGTCAACTGCCACCCAACTTCCTTCAAACCGACATCGCAGCTTTGTTCAGAGGACAGCACGCAAAGGATTACGGTAGTTCATCGCTCAATCAACTGGCAGCGGCAGCCGCAAAAGttggaaataaaacaaacctCGATCATTCCAACCCCAGTCAACTGGATCCGAGTTTATATGCCAGTGCTAGTGGATTTAACATACCCGGGCCATCGCGGGCCGCTATAGATCAGTCTTCATCGTCGTGCTCTTCGACGGCATCTTCGAAGTCGATGTCTAAACAAGAACGCGCCGAGTCACGCCAATCGAAATCTTCGGCCAGTAATTCATACAAAACCAAACTCATGAAGGAACTGGACGATCTCAAAAACGATCCATTAAAGATGAGCGAGCTAATGCGTTCTCCCGAGTATGCTGCTCTCTTGCTTCAGCAGGCCGAAGCATTGGGTGCCACAACATTGGGAACTTTAGGATTTGGTGCTGATTTCTCCTATCTAACCGGTGCCAGTAGTAGCGGCAGCtcaaagaaacaacaacagcagcagcaacaacagcaacaacaacagagTTCTCCACTTACCGCTGACTACAATAATCTGTTGCAGGCCTCAAAGTTGCTTGGTTACGACTCGTACATGCAACAAGCTAAAACTAGCAATGACTTAAACGCATTCCTGCAGCAACAGATGGCAGGAGTGTCGGCTGCCGCGTCATCGGCCTCTTCTTCGTCATCttcgaaaaaacaacaacaacagcagcatcaAGCTCAACAAGCTCAGCAACAGGCACCGCATCCAGATTACACGACTCTCCTTCAGACTTATTCCAAACTCTTCGACACCAGCAATCAGTATGGCACTGGGAAGCCCACAAGTGCACATCATGAACTGTCAGCGCTTCTGGCTGCAGGCGTAGGTGGGATGAGTGGCATTGGTCTCAATTCGGGATCTTCCTCCAACAGCAGCAAAAAGAAGCaagagcaacaacaacagcaacagcagcagcagcaacaaaacGACATGCTCAACCAGTTGCTTCAGTCAGAAAAAAACCAATCGGACCTCAACGCTTTACTCTATCATCAAAATAAGGCAGCTGCTGACTTAAATGCTCTTTTTGCAGCTCCATCTGCCAGCGGCAGTTCTTCATCAAAAAATGCTGCCAACGATCCGGCAGCTTACTACAATCAGTTGGCTCAGGAGAAGATGCAAGACTACGCTGCATTCTTTCAGCAACATCATGGCAAATACGGAATTCCAGATCCGTTGTCCAAGTCCACCTTAGCCGCTAACAATCTCTTTATGTCGCCATCGGCCCTACTCAAACTCCAACAGGAATCTCTCAATGCTATGATGATGAAGCCTCCTAAATCAACTTCTTCGTCTTCGTCGACCTCCAGGGCTCGTGAATCGTCTGCTTCGCCAGCCCAGGAGCGTCTCACCCCAACCAAGAGTGTTCGTGACAATTCTGggggcggcggcggcggcggtggtggtgggaGTGGAAGTGGTGGTGCTGGTTCTCAGTCTGgcatcaaatacaacttcagTGCTGTTGATTTAGCCATATCCAGTGTGTCCAGCAATACACCATCACCGGCTCCATCAGATGGAAGCGGATCGTCCAGGCGCCCATCCAACACACCACCGGTAGACCTAAGTCGGTTGTATTCGGAGCTCGCACCACCGACAAAGAAACGCATGGAGTTCTCATCGATTGCCGATCTAGCAGCTCCTCCACcgaaaattccaaaaaacaGCCAGGATCGAGATGATATTCTTAATCTTTCATCGAATGAGTGA